CCGGATCTTCCCTGGGTACGAAGACTAGTCCCCTGAACTCGTCCACATCCGGAAGGAGCGGCATGCTCAGGTCGATCCGGGGCTTTGTGCCGTGCGGCCACGGCTCCAGCGTGTGCACCAGCCGAAGAAGCACCTCTTCGGTTCGGAGATGCCGGCGCCACAGCACCAGGAAATCATGGCGCTCCACCAGAGCATCGGCTTCCATGCGGAACAGGTGCTGATTGGTATAGAAGGCTTGGCGCGCACCGTTGGGTCCAGCACTGGGGACGTCTTTCTCGCTGGTGGAATGCAGAACCCGAGCAGTCCACCGGTCGTCGGACAGCCAGAACGCGCCATTCTGGCCGTGGTAACCCACCAGTCGCCACCTGCCGTGCTCGGGTTCGTGCGCGAAAGCCTCGTGCGCGATCGCTCTGGCGAGGTGAGAGTGCAGGTAGGCATATTGGGCGCCCAGAAGCCGCAGCCGTCCGAGAGTTCGCGACGCTTCGCGGACTCCGGCCACCACACTTCGATGAAGCGGCTCGACCACAGGTGCGAACTGTTCCACTACCCGATCCGGGTCGAGAGTTTCCATGGACGGGGACAGTATCACCCATTTTAACCCGCTGTGTCCGTTTCGGTACTCCAAGTCGCCGTCAAGACATCCAACTGTCCAAGCGACGGCGTATGACGTCGCCGTCTTCTGGTGTAGTTCGGTCAGGAAACTGGGTCGGGCCGGTCGAAGGTGGCGGCGCAGGTGCAGGTGCCCGGCTCGACCTCGGTGTAACCGGCGTCGCGGACCGTCGCTGCGGCCACCTCGCCGTCGACGATGCGGCGCCAGCGCGCCGGGGTCGCCGTCACGACCCGCAGTGGGAAGTCCGCGGCAGCCCAGGCGGAGACGGTCTGCTCGTCGAGTTCGAGGAGCGCGAGGTGCGCGGCGTGCCCGACCTGGGCGCAGGCCTTTCCGGTCGACATCCGTACGCCCGGCGCGAGCACGATCGACAGCATCGGCCCACCGGCCTGCTCGCCACCCTGCTCGGCCTCACCGGCCTCGGCGTCCTCGGCGTCCTCGGCGGGCGCCAGGTCCAGCCCCTCCACCTGCAGCTTCGACACCTCCACCGGCGGCCGGGCCACCGGGTGCGGGGTCAGCGCGCGCACCTCCGCGCCGCCGGACCGCGCGGTGACCCCTGCCATCCGGTCCACCTCGACCCATCGAATTCCCCGTGCCCGGCGTACGACCTTGCGGATCCGGCCGTCCATCCAGCGTTCGAGGTCGGCGTGCCACGGCCCGCCCGGCGCGCTGTCGCGGTCGGCCAGCAGCCGTACGACGGCCAGCGCCGACGCCGCAAGCGCGTCCTCATGGGTCGGCAGGCTCTTCTTCTCCACCCGGACCACCAGCGGCAGCGCCCACGGCTCGTCGTCGTCGCGCTCCGCCTGACCGATCCACGCGAGGTTGCGCCAGTGCGTACGCCACCAGCGCACCGCCGCCATCGGATCGGGAGCCTCGTCAACCTCGCCTTGCGCGGGCAGGCCGGACTCCTCGCCGGGAAGGTCGGGTTCGGTCACCGGGCCAGTATCCGTGCGACGGCGAAGCGCACGGTCGGGTGGGTACGTTGGGACGCCGAACCACACCAGCCGACCAGGAAAGGGTCTCCATGACCGAGCAGCCGGACTTCGAGCCGATGCCAACCGACTGGGAGCGCTGCCTGGCGATCGTCGCGCATCCGGACGACCTGGAGTACGGCGCGGCCGGTGCGATCGCCGGCTGGACCGCCGCCGGCCACGAGGTCAGCTACCTGCTGGTGACCCGCGGCGAGGCGGGCATCGACAACCTCTCGCCCGCGGAGGCCGAGAAGGTCCGCGAACGCGAGCAGCGCGCCAGCGCCAGGGTCGTCGGGGTCGACAGTGTGCAGTTCCTCGACCACGCCGACGGCGTCATCGAGGAGGGTCCGCGGCTGCGCCGCGACCTCGCCCGGGCGATCCGCCGGCACCGGCCCGAACTCCTGGTGACCCTGAACCACCACGACAGCTGGGGGATGCCGGGCAGCTGGAACACCCCCGACCACCGTGCGGTCGGCCGGGCCGTGCTGGACGCCGCGGGCGATGCCGGCAACCGGTGGATCTTCCCCGAACTCCTCGACGAGGGACTCGAGCCGTGGGACGGCGTCCGCTACGTCGCGGTGGCCTCCTCCCCGTACGTCTCGCACGCCGTCGACGTCACCGCCACCCTCGACCGCGCGGTGGCCTCGCTCGCCGAACACCGCGCCTACATCTCGGCGCTGGACGGCCGGGACCCGGTGGAGTACGCCCGGGAGCACCTCACCACCCACGTGCAGAGCGCGGCGGAGCGGTTCGGCGGTCGGCCGGCGGTGTCGTTCGAGCTGTTCTGCCGCTGAGGAGCTCCGGTCGGTAAGCCGTCGGCAGTCAGCCGCCGACCTCACGGCGTACGGCGGTCACGGCGGCGCTCACCCGGGCCGCGCGCGTCCGTCCGGGGCCGGCCTCGTTGACGTACCCCACCAAGTGCCGAAGGTGCGCCTCGCCCACCTCGTCGGCGTCGATGCCCGCGCCGGCGAGGGCGGCGGCCAGGTCGGCCGGGACGTTCACCTGACGCCGGCCCTCCGGCAGGACGAGCGTCCCCTCCCACGACTCCGGCAACGAGTCCGGGTCCGGGCGCGGGTGTGTCCCCGGCCCGGCAGCCGCGCCGCTCGCTCCCAGCGGGCTGACCAGGGTCACGTCGTCCAGCGTCAGCACCCGCACCCGCACCGCCCGGCACGTCACCCGCGTCGAGCCCGCCGGGGGTTCCGCGGGCCGCGACTCGGTGAGCAACAACACCGCCGGGCGGTAGCTGTCGTACCCGGTGAGCCGGCGGTCCAGCACGTACGCCGTCGCTCCCGCGTGGTCGTGACGCTGCCCGCGCACCGCGATCCGCGTGGGCCCGGCCGTCCCGGCTGTCCCGGCCGTCCGGGTGGAGCCGCTCATCGGCACGGTCCGGTCAGCGCACGGCCCGCGTACGTCGAGTACCACAGCGGCCGGTAGCACCGCCATCGCTCGGGGACCAGGCCGCGCGGTGCGGCGGTGCGTTCGATCTCGCGCCGGATGTCGAGGTAGTACGCCAGGTCGCCGGCGTCCCCGGCGCGCAGCAGGTCCATCAGCGGCGTGTGCGACTGGTAGACCTGCACGGACGGGAACACCGTGCAGTGCGGGAGCAGCGTGCGCAGGAAGTCGCGCATCACCGGGTACGGATCCAGGCCCACGACGTAGGTGAACGACGTCTGCAGGCCGGCCGCCCGCGCCCGGGCCAGCAGGCCGGGCATCTCCTCCGGTGTCAAGCTCGCCTTGCTCGCCTTCAGCAGCACGTCCCGGCGCGACGCGCACTCGGCGGTGAGGAACAGCAGGAACGGCCCGATCTCGGCGGTGATCTCGGCGAACGCCTCCGAGCTGCGCAGGACCGAGGTCAGCAGGCCGATCCGGGGCGACAGACCGTGCTCGGTGAGCACCCGGCGCACCGTCCGCAGGTGGGTGAGCGCGGCCTCTTCGGTGTGGAAACAACCGGTGGAGATGGTCACCTCGTCGAGGTCGCGCAGAGATCCGCCGGGCGGCAACTGCGCGGCCAGACCCGCAAGCAGGGCAGCGATCTCGTCCTCCAGCCGCAGCCGGGGATCGACCGCGTCCTCCAGCGTCGTGGGGCAGAACGCGCACCCGGTGCAGCGGCTGCGGGCGTTCGGGTTGAGCGTGGCGGCCCGCCAGCGGCGGCCGTCCCAGCAGCGCAGGTAGCCCGGCACCGCGTCGTCCACGGCGCGGCGTTCGACCCGGGCGAGCGTCCGGCCGTCGACGCACAGCCGGTCCTCGACGAGTTCGAACGGCGAGTCCGGGCGGCCGGCGGGTACGACGACCACGCGGGACTCGCGCTCGCCGGCCACCCGCACCAGTAACCGGATCCGGGAGCCGAGCGGGGTGCGGATGCCGTACAGGTTGACCGCGACCAGAACCAGCTCGGTCCAGGCCACGCCGTGGTCGTGGGCGAGGTCGTGCCACCTCGCCAGGGGCGGCGTGTCCAGGAGTGCCGTCATGGCAGACCCACTTCCACCGACGCGCCGAGGCCGAACGCCGGTGGCGATTCGTGCGACAATTTTCCGCGGCTGGTTTCGTCCGCCGATCCCCCGTCCACCCGAGGAGTTCGCCGTGCCCGAGAGCCGCAGCATCCTGGTCACCGGAGCGACCGGCAACCAGGGCGGAGCCGCCGCACGGGCCC
This Actinopolymorpha cephalotaxi DNA region includes the following protein-coding sequences:
- a CDS encoding aminoacyl-tRNA hydrolase; this encodes MTEPDLPGEESGLPAQGEVDEAPDPMAAVRWWRTHWRNLAWIGQAERDDDEPWALPLVVRVEKKSLPTHEDALAASALAVVRLLADRDSAPGGPWHADLERWMDGRIRKVVRRARGIRWVEVDRMAGVTARSGGAEVRALTPHPVARPPVEVSKLQVEGLDLAPAEDAEDAEAGEAEQGGEQAGGPMLSIVLAPGVRMSTGKACAQVGHAAHLALLELDEQTVSAWAAADFPLRVVTATPARWRRIVDGEVAAATVRDAGYTEVEPGTCTCAATFDRPDPVS
- a CDS encoding PIG-L deacetylase family protein, yielding MTEQPDFEPMPTDWERCLAIVAHPDDLEYGAAGAIAGWTAAGHEVSYLLVTRGEAGIDNLSPAEAEKVREREQRASARVVGVDSVQFLDHADGVIEEGPRLRRDLARAIRRHRPELLVTLNHHDSWGMPGSWNTPDHRAVGRAVLDAAGDAGNRWIFPELLDEGLEPWDGVRYVAVASSPYVSHAVDVTATLDRAVASLAEHRAYISALDGRDPVEYAREHLTTHVQSAAERFGGRPAVSFELFCR